From Pseudomonas sp. StFLB209, a single genomic window includes:
- a CDS encoding lipopolysaccharide kinase InaA family protein: protein MAGWTLAPEYAALQEDFGSLEAVFALQGEQLTRDPLSEVIRVERAGVQYYVKRYSGAGKGLRRYLGRPRVKSEWQNLKRFAKWGIPTADVVAWGLERNGMAYDRGALITRELPNTEDLWVMAQRKDPRLSDPAWVERISQQLARYTRILHDQHFTHNDLKWRNLLVDDQDRLFLIDCPNGAFWWGFLLRYRIIKDLACLDKVGKYQLSATQRLRFYLQYRQRSHLNASDKKRIRHIVSFFEGRE from the coding sequence ATGGCGGGCTGGACACTGGCGCCCGAGTACGCGGCGCTGCAGGAGGATTTCGGCTCGCTGGAGGCGGTGTTTGCCTTGCAAGGCGAGCAACTGACCCGTGACCCACTCTCAGAGGTGATCCGCGTCGAGCGTGCTGGCGTGCAGTATTACGTCAAGCGCTACTCCGGCGCCGGCAAAGGCCTGCGCCGCTATCTGGGCCGGCCAAGGGTCAAGTCCGAGTGGCAAAACCTCAAGCGTTTCGCCAAGTGGGGCATTCCCACCGCCGATGTGGTGGCCTGGGGGCTGGAGCGTAATGGCATGGCCTATGATCGCGGCGCACTGATTACCCGCGAATTGCCCAACACCGAAGACCTGTGGGTGATGGCCCAACGCAAGGACCCACGGCTGAGCGATCCGGCCTGGGTCGAGCGGATCAGTCAGCAGTTGGCGCGTTACACGCGCATCCTGCATGACCAGCACTTCACCCATAACGATCTGAAATGGCGCAATCTGCTGGTCGATGATCAGGATCGGCTGTTCCTGATCGACTGTCCCAATGGTGCGTTCTGGTGGGGGTTTCTGCTGCGCTACCGGATCATCAAGGATCTGGCGTGCCTGGACAAGGTCGGCAAGTACCAGCTCTCGGCCACCCAGCGGTTGCGCTTTTACCTGCAATACCGGCAGCGCTCGCACCTGAATGCCTCCGACAAGAAGCGCATCCGGCATATCGTCAGTTTTTTCGAGGGCCGCGAATGA
- the glnE gene encoding bifunctional [glutamate--ammonia ligase]-adenylyl-L-tyrosine phosphorylase/[glutamate--ammonia-ligase] adenylyltransferase — MSLPSLTEISAPLLSSATQARQTFLAALDCLPEATQAAFAGWPQQRQAAFERVCAASDFVTEQVGRDPQMLVDLAASGDLERAFAPGQLREQLAEAVKAAASEDDLGRILRRQRNRHQVRIIWRDLTRQADLVQTCRDLSEMADACIDLAYQWLYQRHCQQFGVPTGRRSGQAQQMVILGMGKLGALELNLSSDIDLIFAYPEGGETVGVKRPLDNQEFFIRLGQRLIKALDPVTVDGFVFRVDMRLRPYGSSGALVLSFNAMEQYYQDQGRDWERYAMIKARVVGGDQAAGAQLQDMLRPFVYRRYLDFSAIEALRTMKQLIQQEVRRKGMAENIKLGAGGIREVEFIAQAFQLIHGGRDLSLQQRSLLKVLKTLEGQGYLPTPVVEELREGYEFLRYTEHAIQAIADRQTQMLPDNELDQARIAFMLGFADWAGFHERLMHWRGRVSWHFRQVIADPDGDDDQEQGELVVGGEWLPLWEQIQDEEASCRQLQEGGFADAGKALKSLSNLRSGPQLRAIQRIGRERLDAFIPRLLAQAVEHDNPDLVLERVLPLVEAVARRSAYLVLLTENPDALRRLLTLCAASPWIAEQITRFPLLLDELLNEGRLFSPPQAPELNAELHERLIRIPEDDLEQQMEALRHFKLAHGLRVAASEISGSLPLMKVSDYLTWLAEAILQQVLALAWRHTVARHGTPKRPDGSLCDPAFVIVGYGKVGGIELGHGSDLDLVFIHDGDPQSETDGAKPIDGAQFFTRLGQRIIHLLTTQTNSGQLYEVDMRLRPSGASGLLVSSVGAFARYQENEAWTWEHQALVRARVLIGSPDVQASFEQVRAGVLGRERDLAQLRVEVSEMRAKMRDNLGSKASAAGTAANAFDAVVPFDLKQDAGGIVDIEFMVQYAALAWSRDYPQLLRYTDNIRILEGLEEAGLLPGADASLLREAYKAYRSAAHRQALQKQAGVVAGDQFPEQRREVRRIWAALGLN, encoded by the coding sequence ATGAGCTTGCCTTCGCTGACTGAAATTTCGGCCCCGCTGCTGTCATCCGCTACACAAGCCCGCCAGACTTTCCTGGCAGCGCTGGATTGTTTGCCAGAGGCGACACAGGCCGCTTTTGCGGGCTGGCCACAGCAGCGCCAGGCCGCCTTCGAGCGGGTCTGCGCCGCCAGTGATTTTGTCACCGAACAAGTGGGCCGTGATCCGCAGATGCTTGTGGACCTGGCTGCCAGTGGCGACCTGGAACGAGCCTTTGCTCCTGGGCAGTTGCGCGAGCAACTGGCAGAGGCGGTGAAGGCCGCCGCCAGCGAAGACGACTTGGGCCGGATTCTGCGCCGCCAGCGCAACCGCCATCAGGTGCGCATCATCTGGCGCGATCTGACCCGTCAGGCTGATCTGGTGCAAACCTGCCGCGACCTGTCCGAGATGGCCGATGCCTGCATCGATCTGGCCTATCAATGGTTGTACCAGCGCCATTGCCAGCAGTTCGGTGTGCCCACCGGGCGGCGCAGCGGCCAGGCGCAGCAGATGGTGATCCTCGGCATGGGCAAGCTCGGCGCGCTTGAGCTGAACCTCTCATCGGATATCGACCTGATTTTTGCCTACCCTGAAGGTGGCGAAACCGTTGGCGTCAAACGCCCGCTGGATAACCAGGAGTTCTTCATTCGTCTGGGCCAGCGGTTGATCAAGGCGCTGGACCCGGTGACCGTCGATGGCTTTGTATTTCGCGTCGACATGCGCCTGCGGCCTTACGGTTCGTCCGGGGCGCTGGTGCTCAGCTTCAATGCCATGGAGCAGTACTATCAGGACCAGGGCCGTGATTGGGAGCGTTACGCGATGATCAAGGCTCGCGTGGTGGGCGGCGATCAGGCGGCCGGTGCGCAGTTGCAGGACATGCTGCGACCGTTCGTCTATCGGCGCTACCTGGACTTTTCGGCCATTGAAGCGCTGCGCACCATGAAGCAACTGATCCAGCAGGAGGTGCGCCGCAAAGGCATGGCTGAGAACATCAAGCTGGGCGCCGGCGGCATCCGCGAAGTGGAGTTCATTGCCCAGGCCTTTCAGTTGATTCACGGTGGCCGTGACCTGAGCCTGCAACAAAGGTCGTTGCTCAAAGTCCTCAAGACCCTTGAAGGCCAGGGCTATCTGCCGACGCCGGTAGTCGAGGAACTTCGCGAAGGCTATGAATTTCTGCGCTACACCGAACACGCGATCCAGGCCATTGCCGACCGCCAGACCCAGATGCTGCCAGACAACGAACTGGATCAGGCGCGGATTGCCTTCATGCTCGGCTTTGCCGACTGGGCCGGTTTTCATGAGCGCCTGATGCACTGGCGCGGCCGGGTGTCCTGGCACTTCCGCCAGGTGATCGCCGACCCTGATGGCGATGACGATCAAGAGCAGGGTGAGCTGGTGGTGGGCGGCGAGTGGTTGCCGTTGTGGGAGCAGATCCAGGACGAAGAGGCCTCGTGCCGGCAGTTGCAGGAAGGTGGCTTTGCCGATGCAGGCAAGGCGCTCAAATCCCTGAGCAACCTGCGCTCCGGTCCGCAGTTGCGCGCTATCCAGCGTATCGGTCGGGAGCGGCTGGATGCCTTTATCCCGCGCCTGCTGGCTCAGGCGGTGGAGCACGACAATCCAGACCTGGTGCTGGAGCGGGTGTTGCCGCTGGTCGAAGCCGTGGCCCGGCGTTCGGCCTATCTGGTGCTGCTCACCGAAAACCCCGATGCCCTGCGCCGGTTGCTGACGTTGTGTGCGGCCAGCCCGTGGATTGCCGAACAGATCACCCGCTTCCCGCTGCTGCTCGATGAGCTTCTTAATGAAGGTCGGCTGTTCAGCCCGCCGCAGGCACCGGAACTCAATGCCGAACTGCATGAGCGCCTGATCCGCATCCCGGAGGATGATCTGGAGCAACAAATGGAGGCGCTGCGCCACTTCAAGCTGGCCCACGGGCTGCGCGTGGCAGCGTCGGAGATCAGCGGCAGCCTGCCGTTGATGAAGGTCAGCGATTACCTGACCTGGCTGGCCGAGGCGATCCTGCAGCAGGTTTTGGCCCTGGCCTGGCGCCATACCGTGGCGCGCCACGGCACGCCGAAGCGCCCGGACGGCAGTCTGTGCGATCCGGCTTTCGTTATCGTTGGCTATGGCAAGGTCGGCGGGATCGAGCTGGGGCACGGTTCTGACCTGGACCTGGTGTTTATCCACGATGGCGACCCGCAGAGTGAGACTGACGGCGCCAAGCCGATTGATGGTGCGCAGTTCTTCACCCGGCTGGGCCAGCGGATCATTCATCTGCTGACCACCCAGACCAACTCCGGCCAGTTATATGAAGTGGACATGCGCCTGCGGCCATCCGGCGCGTCCGGGCTGCTGGTCAGTTCGGTCGGTGCATTTGCCCGTTATCAGGAAAACGAAGCCTGGACCTGGGAGCATCAGGCACTGGTACGCGCCCGGGTGCTGATTGGCAGCCCGGACGTCCAGGCGTCTTTCGAGCAGGTGCGCGCCGGGGTTCTGGGGCGTGAGCGTGACCTGGCCCAGTTGCGCGTCGAAGTCAGCGAAATGCGCGCCAAGATGCGCGATAACCTGGGCAGCAAGGCCAGCGCAGCGGGCACCGCCGCCAATGCCTTTGACGCCGTTGTGCCGTTCGACCTCAAGCAGGACGCCGGTGGTATCGTCGATATCGAATTTATGGTGCAATACGCGGCCCTGGCGTGGTCGCGGGACTACCCGCAACTGCTGCGTTACACCGATAACATCCGCATCCTTGAAGGTCTGGAAGAGGCCGGTTTGCTGCCGGGTGCCGATGCCAGCCTGCTGCGCGAAGCCTACAAGGCCTATCGTTCGGCGGCGCACCGCCAGGCCCTGCAAAAGCAGGCCGGCGTTGTCGCAGGTGACCAGTTCCCGGAGCAACGGCGCGAAGTGCGGCGTATCTGGGCGGCGCTGGGATTGAATTGA
- a CDS encoding lipopolysaccharide kinase InaA family protein, whose amino-acid sequence MSLFIASAEQALLARHGLVDFQSLWNLDLEAVDEPNTGRGGWSSVYRLDLEGQGFYLKRQSNYLTHTLHHPFGEPSFSREFRNISRYQKLGIPALQAVFYGEQKVNGERRAILMTRALDGWSDLDALLQRWGEIPDNARRAILHACGQLARTLHGARQIHGCFYPKHIFVQAQGEGYAAQLIDLEKTRPSIFGQRDLTKDLEPLFRRAPMWSEADRRQLLAAYLQAATDSPPVDAWLQRLGRRGQHKQRRDH is encoded by the coding sequence ATGAGTCTGTTCATTGCCAGTGCCGAACAGGCACTGCTGGCCCGCCACGGCCTGGTCGATTTCCAGTCGTTGTGGAATCTGGACCTGGAGGCGGTCGACGAACCCAATACCGGCCGGGGCGGCTGGAGCAGCGTCTATCGCCTGGACCTCGAAGGCCAGGGCTTCTACCTCAAGCGCCAGAGCAATTACCTGACCCACACCCTGCATCACCCGTTTGGCGAGCCGTCGTTTTCGCGGGAGTTTCGCAACATCAGCCGCTATCAGAAGCTGGGGATCCCGGCTTTGCAGGCGGTGTTCTATGGTGAGCAGAAGGTCAACGGCGAGCGCCGGGCGATTCTGATGACCCGGGCGCTGGATGGCTGGAGCGACCTGGATGCCTTGTTGCAGCGCTGGGGCGAAATCCCGGACAACGCACGGCGCGCGATTCTGCACGCCTGTGGACAACTGGCCCGCACCCTGCACGGCGCCCGCCAGATCCACGGCTGCTTTTACCCCAAGCACATTTTTGTGCAGGCCCAGGGTGAAGGGTACGCTGCACAGTTGATCGACCTGGAAAAGACCCGGCCATCGATCTTTGGCCAGCGTGACCTGACCAAAGACCTCGAACCGCTATTTCGTCGTGCACCGATGTGGTCAGAAGCCGACCGGCGTCAATTGCTCGCCGCCTATTTGCAGGCCGCCACCGACAGCCCGCCGGTTGATGCCTGGCTGCAACGGCTGGGCCGACGCGGCCAGCACAAGCAACGTCGCGACCATTGA
- a CDS encoding lipopolysaccharide kinase InaA family protein, which produces MRLAELTHAGRAPQLPLNLTLADAAGPAELQLLSLLRVLPGQRYVGAGVWRGRPVLAKLLVGSKAARHFQRELDGVRALAAQGVTTPLLLADGLQEGEGGWLLFEFLEQAPSLGDAWQQVEHLPALADEQQVVLAEALGAIAGLHLKGLWQDDLHLDNLLRHNGQLYWIDGAGIKAEQAGQPLSRQKVLENLGVFFAQLPKRFEPFTEELLVYYLLANGEHALPLEALQKQIDQVRQWRLKDFLAKTCRDCSLFSVEDSASGFQAIRREEVQAIQPLLDRADELLQAGHMYKTGGAASVARVDVAGRALVIKRYNIKNFSHWLKRFWRPSRAWHSWREGHRLAFLGIATPRPLAVREQRVLGLRSKAYLITEFLEGPDLIEKWAPYVATAAVPENELQALDSLIAQLLRERISHGDLKGHNLFWHQGQWALIDLDAVCQHRSLSSFAAAYARDRARLLRNWPAGSALHQMLAQRLPTTPQ; this is translated from the coding sequence ATGCGCCTTGCCGAACTCACTCACGCGGGACGTGCCCCGCAGTTGCCCCTGAACCTGACCCTGGCGGACGCTGCCGGGCCCGCTGAGTTGCAACTGCTGAGCCTGTTGCGAGTCTTGCCGGGCCAGCGTTATGTCGGTGCCGGGGTATGGCGGGGGCGGCCGGTGCTGGCCAAACTGCTGGTCGGCAGCAAGGCCGCCCGGCATTTTCAGCGTGAACTGGACGGCGTGCGCGCCTTGGCCGCGCAAGGCGTGACCACCCCGCTGTTGCTGGCGGACGGGCTGCAGGAAGGCGAGGGTGGCTGGCTGCTGTTCGAGTTTCTGGAGCAAGCGCCGAGCCTGGGCGATGCCTGGCAGCAGGTCGAGCACCTGCCGGCATTGGCCGACGAGCAGCAAGTGGTACTGGCCGAGGCACTGGGCGCGATTGCCGGGCTGCACCTCAAGGGCCTTTGGCAGGACGATCTGCATCTGGACAACCTGCTGCGTCACAACGGCCAGCTGTACTGGATCGACGGTGCCGGCATCAAGGCCGAACAGGCCGGCCAGCCTTTGTCGCGGCAAAAGGTGCTGGAAAATCTCGGGGTGTTCTTTGCCCAGTTGCCCAAGCGTTTCGAACCCTTTACGGAAGAGTTACTGGTGTACTACCTGCTTGCCAATGGTGAGCATGCCCTGCCACTGGAAGCCTTGCAGAAGCAGATCGACCAGGTTCGCCAATGGCGCCTCAAGGACTTTCTGGCCAAGACCTGTCGTGACTGCAGCCTGTTCAGCGTTGAAGACTCGGCCTCGGGCTTCCAGGCGATTCGCCGCGAAGAGGTTCAAGCCATACAGCCGCTGCTCGATCGCGCCGATGAACTGCTGCAAGCCGGGCATATGTACAAGACCGGTGGCGCCGCCAGCGTGGCGCGGGTTGACGTGGCGGGCCGTGCGCTGGTGATCAAACGCTACAACATCAAGAACTTCAGCCACTGGCTCAAGCGCTTCTGGCGCCCGAGCCGCGCCTGGCACTCCTGGCGCGAAGGCCACCGCCTGGCATTTCTCGGCATTGCCACGCCCAGACCGCTGGCGGTGCGCGAGCAGCGCGTGCTGGGCCTGCGCAGCAAGGCTTATCTGATTACCGAGTTTCTTGAGGGGCCGGACCTCATCGAAAAATGGGCGCCCTATGTAGCCACCGCCGCCGTGCCTGAAAATGAGTTACAGGCCCTGGACAGCCTGATCGCGCAACTGCTGCGCGAGCGCATCAGCCACGGCGATCTCAAGGGCCATAACCTGTTCTGGCACCAGGGGCAGTGGGCCTTGATCGACCTGGATGCGGTCTGCCAACACCGCTCACTCAGCAGCTTTGCCGCAGCCTACGCCCGCGACCGGGCGCGGTTGTTGCGCAACTGGCCAGCAGGCAGTGCGCTGCACCAGATGCTGGCGCAGCGCCTGCCGACAACCCCGCAGTGA
- the rfaP gene encoding lipopolysaccharide core heptose(I) kinase RfaP — protein sequence MKLFLAEPFKSLWAGRDAFAEVERLQGQVYRELEGRSTLRTEVAGRGYFVKIHRGIGWGEVAKNLFSAKLPVLGAGQEFKAVARLHEAGVPTMTAVAYGERGSNPAAQHSFIITEELAPTVSLEDFSLDWRTTPPEPRLKRALIAEVARLVGTMHRAGVNHRDCYICHFLLHTDKPVSADDFKLSVIDLHRAQTRRAITPRWRNKDLAALYFSALDIGLSKRDKLRFLKGYFRQPLRQILSHEAVLLGKLEKKADKLYERKQRYGDAL from the coding sequence ATGAAGTTGTTCCTCGCAGAGCCGTTCAAGAGCCTGTGGGCCGGGCGTGATGCCTTTGCCGAGGTCGAGCGGTTGCAAGGTCAGGTGTATCGCGAGCTTGAAGGGCGCAGTACGCTGCGCACCGAGGTCGCAGGACGGGGTTATTTCGTCAAGATCCACCGCGGTATCGGCTGGGGCGAAGTGGCCAAGAACCTGTTCAGTGCCAAACTGCCGGTGCTCGGCGCCGGCCAGGAGTTCAAGGCGGTCGCACGTCTGCATGAGGCCGGCGTACCGACCATGACCGCTGTGGCCTATGGCGAGCGCGGCAGCAACCCGGCGGCCCAGCATTCGTTCATCATCACCGAAGAGCTGGCGCCGACCGTCAGCCTGGAAGATTTCAGCCTCGATTGGCGTACTACGCCGCCCGAGCCGCGTCTCAAACGGGCCCTGATTGCCGAAGTGGCGCGACTGGTCGGCACCATGCACCGGGCTGGGGTCAACCACCGCGATTGCTATATTTGCCACTTCCTGCTGCATACCGACAAGCCGGTGAGCGCCGATGACTTCAAACTGTCGGTAATCGACCTGCACCGGGCCCAGACCCGCCGGGCAATTACCCCGCGCTGGCGCAACAAGGACCTGGCCGCGCTGTATTTCTCGGCGCTGGACATCGGCCTGAGCAAGCGCGACAAACTGCGCTTTCTCAAAGGCTATTTCCGCCAGCCACTGCGCCAGATCCTCAGCCATGAGGCGGTGCTGTTGGGCAAGCTTGAGAAAAAAGCCGACAAGCTCTATGAACGCAAGCAGCGTTACGGAGATGCACTCTGA
- the waaC gene encoding lipopolysaccharide heptosyltransferase I → MRVLLIKTSSLGDVIHALPALTDAARALPGVRFDWVVEEGFAEIPSWHPAVDTVIPVAIRRWRKNLWQTWKSGEWAAFKRRLRDTRYDVVIDAQGLFKSAWLTRYVNAPVAGLDRESAREPLASRFYDRDRRYPVARGQHAVERLRQLFAQALGYPLPSGLGDYGLKRLESLSDSLDAPYVLFLHGTTWATKHWPELYWRQLAEQMAARGLQVRLPWGNPAEKARAERIAEGLDNAAVLPKLNLAGVARVLAGAEACVAVDTGIGHLAAALDVPTVSLFGPTNPGLTGAYGKSQVHLASDWPACAPCLQKKCTYTPSPDEQLRFDLKREWPLCFTRLNPERVASQLGALLLAKEPG, encoded by the coding sequence TTGCGGGTGTTGCTGATCAAGACCTCGTCGCTGGGCGACGTGATACATGCGCTGCCGGCCTTGACCGATGCGGCCAGGGCGCTGCCGGGCGTGCGTTTCGACTGGGTGGTCGAAGAAGGCTTTGCCGAGATCCCGAGCTGGCACCCGGCGGTCGACACGGTGATTCCGGTGGCGATCCGGCGCTGGCGCAAAAACCTCTGGCAGACCTGGAAGAGCGGTGAGTGGGCTGCGTTCAAACGGCGCTTGCGCGACACCCGCTACGACGTGGTGATCGACGCCCAGGGGCTGTTCAAGAGTGCCTGGTTGACTCGCTACGTCAATGCGCCAGTGGCTGGCCTGGACCGTGAGTCGGCCCGCGAGCCGCTGGCCAGCCGTTTCTACGACCGCGACCGGCGTTACCCGGTGGCGCGCGGGCAGCATGCGGTGGAGCGCCTGCGTCAGTTGTTTGCCCAGGCGCTGGGTTACCCGTTGCCGTCAGGGCTGGGCGATTATGGTCTCAAGCGCCTGGAGTCACTGAGCGACAGCCTGGATGCGCCCTATGTGCTGTTCCTGCATGGCACCACCTGGGCGACCAAGCACTGGCCTGAGCTGTATTGGCGGCAACTGGCCGAACAGATGGCCGCCCGTGGCCTGCAGGTGCGGCTGCCGTGGGGCAACCCGGCCGAAAAGGCCCGCGCCGAGCGGATTGCCGAGGGGCTGGACAATGCCGCCGTATTGCCCAAATTGAACCTGGCCGGTGTGGCCCGGGTGCTGGCCGGCGCCGAGGCGTGCGTGGCGGTCGATACCGGCATCGGCCACCTGGCTGCCGCGTTGGATGTGCCGACCGTATCGCTGTTCGGGCCGACCAATCCGGGCCTGACCGGCGCCTACGGCAAGTCGCAGGTGCATCTGGCCAGCGACTGGCCGGCCTGTGCGCCGTGCCTGCAAAAGAAATGTACCTATACACCGAGCCCCGACGAGCAGTTGCGGTTCGACCTCAAACGCGAGTGGCCGCTGTGCTTCACTCGCCTGAATCCCGAGCGGGTAGCGAGCCAGTTGGGCGCGCTGTTGCTGGCAAAGGAACCTGGCTGA
- a CDS encoding glycosyltransferase family 4 protein: MQLAFVLYKYFPFGGLQRDFMRIALECQQRGHRIRVYTLIWEGEIPPGFEVLVAPVKALFNHRRNEKLSAWMEADLAKRPVDRLIGFNKMPGLDVYYAADGCFEDKAQTLRHSLYRKWGRYRHFAEYERAVFAPQAKTQVLMISEVQQPLFIKHYNTPLARFHLLPPGISQDRRAPADAPQVRADFRKEFGLGDHDRLLVQIGSGFKTKGVDRSLKALAALPAELRKRTRLFVIGQDDPKVFQLQSKALGLSEQVSFLKGRSDIPRFLLGADLLIHPAYNENTGTVLLEALVAGLPVLVSAVCGYAHYIAEADCGLVLDEPFEQAQFNRYLVNMLEDDAARAQWGRNGLAFADTADLYSMPQHAADVILAEHDQ, encoded by the coding sequence ATGCAACTGGCTTTCGTACTCTACAAATATTTTCCGTTTGGTGGCCTGCAGCGCGACTTCATGCGTATTGCCCTGGAGTGTCAGCAGCGCGGTCACCGGATTCGGGTCTACACCCTGATCTGGGAAGGTGAGATTCCGCCCGGTTTTGAAGTGCTGGTGGCGCCGGTCAAAGCGCTGTTCAATCATCGGCGTAACGAAAAGCTCAGTGCCTGGATGGAAGCTGACCTGGCCAAACGTCCGGTGGACCGGCTGATCGGCTTCAACAAGATGCCGGGGCTGGACGTGTATTACGCCGCCGATGGCTGCTTCGAAGACAAGGCTCAGACGTTGCGTCACTCGCTGTACCGCAAGTGGGGCCGCTACCGGCACTTTGCCGAGTACGAGCGGGCGGTGTTCGCCCCCCAGGCCAAGACTCAGGTGCTGATGATTTCCGAGGTCCAGCAACCGCTGTTCATCAAGCATTACAACACTCCGCTGGCGCGCTTTCATCTGCTGCCACCGGGTATTTCCCAGGACCGCCGGGCGCCGGCGGATGCGCCGCAGGTGCGTGCGGATTTCCGTAAGGAGTTCGGTCTGGGCGACCACGACCGGCTGCTGGTGCAGATCGGGTCGGGGTTCAAGACCAAGGGCGTGGACCGCAGTCTCAAGGCGCTGGCCGCGTTGCCCGCCGAGTTGCGCAAGCGCACCCGGCTGTTCGTCATCGGTCAGGACGACCCCAAGGTCTTCCAGTTGCAGAGCAAGGCGCTGGGGCTGAGCGAGCAGGTGAGCTTCCTGAAAGGCCGCAGCGACATCCCGCGCTTTCTGCTCGGTGCCGACCTGCTGATCCACCCGGCATATAACGAAAACACCGGGACGGTGCTGCTCGAAGCGCTGGTCGCCGGCTTGCCGGTGTTGGTCAGCGCGGTATGCGGTTACGCCCACTACATCGCTGAGGCCGACTGTGGTCTGGTTCTCGATGAGCCATTCGAACAGGCGCAGTTCAACCGCTATCTGGTAAACATGCTCGAAGACGACGCTGCACGGGCGCAGTGGGGACGCAATGGCCTGGCCTTTGCCGACACGGCAGACCTGTACAGCATGCCGCAGCACGCGGCGGATGTGATTCTGGCGGAGCATGATCAATGA
- the waaF gene encoding lipopolysaccharide heptosyltransferase II yields MNILIVGPSWVGDMVMAQTLFQCLKQRHPECAIDVLAPEWSRPILERMPEVRAALSFPLGHGALELATRRRIGKSLAGQYDQAILLPNSLKSALVPFFAGIPTRTGWRGEFRYGLLNDVRKLDKQRYPLMIERFMALAYDNGAALPQPYPRPQLSIDPATRQAALARFGLSLEQPVLALCPGAEFGEAKRWPSEHYAKVADALIRQGWQVWLFGSKKDHPVGESIRQELIPGLREEVTNLCGETSLAEAIDLLSCARSVVSNDSGLMHVAAALNRPLVAVYGSTSPGFTPPLADEVEVVRLGLECSPCFDRTCRFGHYNCLRLLDPGQVIQALGRLGSGLDATPVEVL; encoded by the coding sequence ATGAACATTCTGATCGTTGGACCTAGCTGGGTCGGTGACATGGTGATGGCGCAAACGCTGTTCCAGTGTCTGAAGCAGCGGCATCCTGAGTGCGCAATCGACGTGCTGGCACCCGAATGGAGCCGGCCGATCCTGGAACGCATGCCCGAAGTCCGTGCGGCGCTGAGCTTTCCTCTGGGCCACGGCGCCCTGGAGCTGGCGACCCGGCGGCGCATCGGCAAATCCCTGGCCGGCCAGTACGATCAGGCGATCTTGCTGCCCAACTCGCTGAAGTCGGCACTGGTGCCGTTCTTTGCCGGCATCCCCACGCGCACCGGCTGGCGCGGCGAGTTCCGTTACGGCTTGCTCAATGACGTGCGCAAACTCGACAAACAGCGCTACCCGCTGATGATCGAGCGCTTCATGGCCCTGGCTTATGACAACGGCGCGGCGTTGCCGCAGCCTTATCCGCGCCCGCAACTGAGCATTGACCCGGCCACCCGCCAGGCCGCGCTGGCACGCTTCGGCCTTAGCCTTGAGCAACCGGTGCTGGCCCTGTGCCCGGGTGCCGAGTTCGGTGAGGCCAAGCGCTGGCCGTCCGAGCACTACGCCAAAGTGGCTGATGCGCTGATTCGACAGGGCTGGCAGGTCTGGCTGTTCGGCTCGAAAAAAGACCACCCGGTGGGCGAAAGCATTCGCCAGGAACTGATTCCCGGACTGCGCGAAGAAGTCACCAACCTGTGTGGCGAAACCTCTCTGGCCGAAGCCATCGACCTGCTGTCGTGCGCCCGTTCGGTGGTGTCCAACGACTCGGGGCTGATGCATGTGGCCGCCGCCCTGAACCGCCCGCTGGTGGCGGTCTACGGCTCGACCTCGCCGGGTTTCACGCCGCCACTGGCTGATGAAGTAGAGGTCGTGCGGCTGGGCCTGGAGTGCTCGCCTTGCTTCGACCGTACCTGCCGCTTCGGCCACTACAATTGCCTGCGCCTGCTCGACCCGGGTCAGGTGATCCAGGCGCTGGGCCGCCTGGGTAGCGGGCTGGACGCTACCCCGGTAGAGGTGCTCTGA